The proteins below come from a single Chitinophaga pinensis DSM 2588 genomic window:
- a CDS encoding DUF5723 family protein — MPFRVKLLRHLRLLFIAISLFGSYEARAQFTLGGYSNSHYAGIHGVPNNPAMAAGTHYKWDVNIAGINAAAGNTYIRFPRSILLHPPDSLRDLKRNRDYFPDTAGTGRQFAWGNVDVMMPSVLYSLDELSAVAFTWRVRSMVNGGNATTDVANFFALDFPNPRFNNQRFDMEWVNASFHWWNEFGFTYARVLKDDGNTVFKAGATLKLLSGVAAGYAQVEGASFAMHSTTNGEINDGTLKVGYSDGLAKWESPTLSNYKVFGNMGLGMDLGITYEWREVIDGLTGYDDSQWNPEADDYRLRLGVSLTDLGSITYKKSPDSKDLDLRTENINTSDLRQRRGESVQAYYRRISTYFNEIPSDEKFRMNTPAALNLMADYNIDGRFYVNAAGRLALNSGKYDPSKTYVMSYFQVTPRYEARHIGGYLPLSVNRNGQFDAGLGLRLGPLVIGSTTMLSNLFQKNKNRLDGFVALRIIPIKRGEGKVGCPGTNF; from the coding sequence ATGCCATTTCGTGTAAAGCTGTTAAGACATCTACGACTGTTATTCATTGCCATCTCTTTATTTGGGTCATATGAGGCCCGGGCTCAGTTTACCTTAGGAGGTTATTCCAATAGCCATTACGCGGGTATTCATGGTGTGCCCAACAACCCTGCGATGGCCGCAGGTACACATTACAAATGGGACGTTAACATCGCCGGTATCAACGCTGCTGCCGGTAACACATATATCCGTTTCCCACGCTCTATTCTTCTGCATCCTCCTGATTCTCTGAGAGACCTGAAAAGAAACCGTGATTACTTCCCGGATACAGCAGGTACAGGCAGACAGTTTGCATGGGGCAACGTAGACGTGATGATGCCATCCGTACTGTACTCCCTCGACGAACTCAGCGCTGTTGCATTCACCTGGCGTGTACGTTCAATGGTTAACGGTGGCAACGCTACTACTGATGTTGCCAACTTCTTTGCACTGGACTTCCCGAATCCCCGGTTTAACAACCAACGTTTCGACATGGAATGGGTAAACGCCAGCTTCCATTGGTGGAATGAGTTCGGTTTTACTTATGCCCGTGTACTGAAAGATGATGGTAATACCGTATTCAAAGCCGGCGCCACCTTAAAACTCCTCTCCGGCGTAGCCGCAGGTTACGCACAGGTAGAAGGCGCTTCCTTTGCAATGCATTCTACTACCAACGGTGAAATCAACGATGGTACCCTGAAAGTAGGCTACAGCGATGGACTGGCTAAATGGGAAAGCCCTACCCTGAGCAACTATAAAGTATTCGGTAATATGGGTCTGGGGATGGACCTGGGTATCACCTACGAATGGCGAGAGGTGATAGACGGTCTGACCGGTTACGATGACTCCCAGTGGAATCCCGAAGCGGATGACTACAGGCTCCGTTTAGGTGTATCCCTCACCGACCTCGGTAGCATCACCTATAAAAAGTCACCCGACAGCAAAGACCTGGACCTCCGCACAGAAAACATCAATACCAGCGATCTGAGGCAGCGCAGAGGTGAAAGTGTACAGGCATATTACCGCCGTATCAGCACTTACTTCAACGAAATTCCTTCTGATGAAAAGTTCCGTATGAACACACCTGCGGCACTGAATCTGATGGCAGACTATAACATCGACGGCCGCTTTTATGTAAACGCTGCTGGTCGTCTTGCGCTGAACTCCGGTAAATATGACCCTAGCAAAACATACGTGATGTCTTACTTTCAGGTAACGCCACGTTATGAAGCCCGTCATATCGGTGGCTATCTGCCTTTGAGCGTAAACCGTAACGGACAGTTCGATGCCGGTCTTGGTCTGCGTCTCGGTCCATTGGTCATCGGATCTACCACCATGTTATCTAACCTCTTCCAGAAGAACAAAAACCGTCTGGATGGCTTCGTAGCCCTGCGTATCATTCCTATCAAACGCGGTGAAGGTAAAGTAGGATGCCCTGGCACCAACTTCTAA
- a CDS encoding MFS transporter: MVIPFMTVYLTHELHFSIEQAGIVMACFGSGAICGSFIGGRLSDRIGFYPVQFWSLLLQGLIFLVLGQMRTLPQFCVCIFILSCVGDAFRPANVAATAYYSTAVNRTRSYSLNRLASNLGWSVGPALGGILAGYSYHLLFWVDGLSCIIAIIIMRVLLPPVKVAPKPPKPVDCVKSNESDSVYKDGVYLAFVLLIVVFTTGFLQLSTMVPLYLKSVVNMQEAHIGMLMGLNGLLVAFFEMVLVYKLEGKMHSLQFITRGVILAGIGYLSFNLLPPVAAAGVVFILLFTAGEMLSIPFMNSFFVMRSSDHNRGQYAGLYTMSFSISSILAPTLGSFMVGHYGFSSWWYCTTALCTLTGIGFYILYKKTADNKEVEILVKS; encoded by the coding sequence ATGGTAATACCTTTCATGACGGTATATCTGACGCATGAACTGCATTTTTCCATCGAACAAGCGGGGATTGTAATGGCCTGTTTCGGTTCAGGCGCTATCTGCGGATCTTTTATCGGCGGACGTCTTTCCGACAGGATCGGCTTCTATCCCGTGCAGTTCTGGAGCCTGCTGCTACAGGGGCTCATTTTCCTGGTACTGGGACAGATGCGCACCTTACCACAGTTTTGTGTCTGCATCTTTATACTGAGTTGTGTGGGCGATGCGTTCAGACCGGCAAACGTTGCCGCTACGGCTTATTATAGTACCGCTGTAAACCGCACAAGATCTTATTCACTTAACAGACTGGCATCTAACCTGGGTTGGTCCGTCGGACCGGCATTGGGGGGGATTCTGGCGGGTTATAGTTATCACCTCCTTTTCTGGGTGGATGGTTTAAGTTGTATCATCGCCATCATCATTATGCGGGTACTGCTTCCACCGGTAAAAGTAGCGCCTAAGCCACCTAAACCGGTAGATTGCGTGAAATCCAATGAATCAGACAGCGTTTATAAAGATGGGGTGTACCTCGCTTTCGTACTGCTGATCGTCGTATTTACCACCGGCTTCCTTCAGCTATCCACCATGGTACCGCTATACCTGAAGTCAGTGGTCAATATGCAGGAAGCCCACATCGGTATGCTGATGGGGTTAAACGGTTTACTGGTCGCTTTCTTTGAAATGGTACTGGTATATAAACTGGAAGGAAAGATGCATAGCCTGCAATTCATCACCCGTGGTGTGATACTGGCCGGTATCGGTTATCTGAGCTTTAACTTACTGCCACCGGTAGCCGCCGCAGGCGTCGTGTTTATATTATTATTCACAGCAGGAGAGATGCTGAGTATTCCTTTTATGAACTCGTTTTTTGTCATGAGAAGCAGTGATCATAACCGCGGACAATACGCAGGTCTCTACACCATGTCATTCTCCATATCAAGTATACTTGCGCCTACGCTGGGCTCTTTTATGGTCGGCCACTACGGCTTTTCTTCCTGGTGGTATTGTACCACTGCGCTATGTACTCTGACCGGAATAGGATTCTATATCCTGTATAAAAAAACAGCTGATAATAAAGAGGTGGAAATACTGGTAAAAAGTTAG
- a CDS encoding radical SAM protein — translation MKQSPYILYSDGKGNIFEDTSMLTTGRSGWDAWPIDPEEWIELPEGGSLYELPGRRGIGLDAKTGEMGICDKGWAVAAFIPPAHTGYYLAAYETMPDAPTLPLFCYTAVGWLDGKFYVPATRIEQDIRQECAGFDDKKVKQGVEQLLSAYPHNRLVQHLADNCALTYHCPAARNYFMGRWECPIPSSPACNANCIGCISFQPEEETIVSTQDRLRFKPTAEEIVEYTVPHLETAPFPIVSFGQGCEGEPLLMWETIRESIIEIRKHTPKGSININTNGSKPDAVRELCKAGLNSIRVSTNSVQEKFYTPYYRPNNYKFEDIIESLKVVREFGGWTSINYFTFPGMTDSVDEYEALRKLIRDTDLQMIQWRNFNIDPDWYLGRLGITEVGDCLGIKQLQELIQEEFPHLKYGYFNPPIERITGDYEKDFAHY, via the coding sequence TTGAAACAGTCTCCATACATCCTTTATTCTGATGGTAAAGGCAATATCTTCGAAGACACCTCCATGCTGACTACCGGCCGTAGTGGCTGGGACGCCTGGCCGATCGATCCGGAAGAATGGATAGAATTGCCGGAAGGTGGTTCTCTTTATGAACTGCCAGGACGCCGGGGTATCGGTCTGGATGCTAAAACCGGTGAAATGGGTATCTGCGACAAGGGATGGGCCGTTGCTGCCTTTATTCCGCCTGCACATACCGGTTATTACCTGGCGGCATACGAAACGATGCCGGATGCACCTACCCTGCCCCTTTTCTGCTATACCGCAGTAGGTTGGCTGGATGGTAAGTTTTATGTACCTGCTACCCGTATCGAACAGGACATCCGTCAGGAATGTGCCGGTTTTGATGATAAAAAGGTGAAACAGGGCGTAGAACAATTACTGAGCGCATATCCGCACAACCGCCTGGTGCAACACCTGGCAGATAACTGTGCCCTGACATACCACTGCCCTGCTGCCCGTAACTATTTCATGGGTCGCTGGGAATGTCCGATCCCTTCCTCTCCTGCGTGTAACGCCAACTGTATCGGTTGTATTTCTTTCCAGCCGGAAGAAGAAACAATCGTATCTACACAGGACCGTCTGCGTTTCAAACCGACTGCTGAAGAGATTGTGGAGTATACAGTCCCTCACCTGGAAACAGCGCCGTTCCCGATTGTGAGTTTCGGACAGGGTTGCGAAGGCGAACCACTGCTGATGTGGGAAACCATCCGCGAATCCATCATTGAGATCCGTAAACATACACCGAAAGGCAGTATCAACATCAATACCAACGGTAGTAAACCAGATGCAGTACGTGAACTGTGTAAGGCAGGTCTGAACAGCATCCGTGTAAGTACCAACTCTGTACAGGAGAAATTCTATACGCCATACTACCGTCCGAATAACTATAAATTTGAAGACATCATTGAAAGTCTGAAAGTGGTACGTGAATTTGGCGGATGGACGTCCATTAACTATTTCACTTTCCCTGGTATGACCGACAGCGTGGATGAATATGAAGCGCTGCGTAAGCTAATCAGGGATACCGATCTGCAGATGATCCAATGGCGTAACTTTAATATCGATCCTGACTGGTACCTGGGTCGTCTGGGTATTACCGAAGTAGGCGACTGCCTTGGTATCAAACAGCTGCAGGAGCTGATCCAGGAGGAATTCCCTCACCTGAAATATGGTTATTTCAATCCACCGATTGAGAGGATCACGGGTGATTACGAGAAAGACTTCGCACACTACTAG